Proteins from a single region of Erythrobacter sp.:
- a CDS encoding DHA2 family efflux MFS transporter permease subunit: MASSAAPATGHESALPAPPPAADAPELETRNYPLMIIGVMAASLLQILDTTIANVALPHMQSSLGATVDTITWVLTSYIIASAVALPITGWLADRIGARRLFIGSVAGFILASMLCGLAQNLEEMVIFRAFQGVAGAFIAPLSQSFMLDATRPSRHPQILAVWGMGIMIGPILGPILGGWLTETANWRWVFFVNLPVGLASLAALVAFLPRRPQRERRFDLAGFAMMAVALTAFQLMLDRGTQQDWLASPEIWIYLLLSLSATWMVVIHFATAKAPMFERALFADRNFAIALGFMIVIGLVMFAVMALLPPMLQNLFGYGVIDTGIVLMPRGVGILVSMQISGLLMRRGIDARPVVASGFVICAYSLWQMAHWSLEVDEMHVIISGLLQGLGMGLVFIPLQVSAFATLDPKLRTDGSSLLNLFRSLGASAGISWMTVLLGRNIQAGHEELGSNITAASGNLVDVSTIDRFQALGDSAMVLIDAEVNRQAAMIAYVDDYWLMMWITLAAAPLTLLMRKNRTPVGPVALSE; encoded by the coding sequence CCGCATCGCTCCTCCAGATCCTCGACACCACCATCGCCAATGTCGCCCTGCCGCATATGCAATCCTCGCTGGGCGCGACGGTCGACACCATCACCTGGGTGCTGACGAGCTACATCATCGCCTCGGCGGTGGCCCTGCCGATCACCGGCTGGCTGGCCGACCGGATCGGGGCGCGGCGGCTGTTCATCGGTTCGGTCGCCGGATTCATCCTCGCCTCGATGCTGTGCGGCCTCGCGCAGAACCTTGAGGAAATGGTGATCTTCCGCGCTTTCCAGGGCGTGGCCGGCGCCTTCATTGCGCCCTTGAGCCAGTCCTTCATGCTCGATGCGACGCGCCCCTCACGCCATCCGCAGATCCTGGCAGTGTGGGGCATGGGGATCATGATCGGCCCGATCCTTGGCCCGATTCTAGGCGGCTGGTTAACCGAGACCGCCAACTGGCGCTGGGTGTTCTTCGTCAATCTGCCGGTGGGCCTCGCCTCGCTCGCGGCGCTGGTCGCCTTCCTGCCCCGCCGTCCGCAGCGCGAGCGGCGTTTCGATCTGGCGGGCTTTGCGATGATGGCGGTGGCGCTCACTGCGTTTCAGCTGATGCTCGATCGCGGCACGCAGCAGGACTGGCTCGCCAGCCCCGAGATCTGGATTTACCTGCTGCTCTCGTTGTCGGCGACGTGGATGGTGGTGATCCACTTCGCCACGGCAAAAGCCCCGATGTTCGAGCGTGCCCTGTTTGCCGATCGCAACTTCGCCATCGCATTGGGCTTCATGATCGTTATCGGGCTCGTGATGTTCGCAGTGATGGCGCTGCTGCCGCCGATGCTGCAGAACCTGTTCGGCTACGGGGTGATCGATACTGGCATCGTGCTGATGCCGCGCGGGGTGGGCATTCTCGTCTCGATGCAGATCTCGGGTCTGCTGATGCGGCGCGGGATCGACGCAAGGCCGGTGGTGGCGAGCGGCTTCGTGATCTGCGCCTATTCGCTCTGGCAGATGGCGCATTGGTCACTCGAAGTGGACGAGATGCATGTCATCATCAGCGGCCTGTTGCAGGGCCTCGGCATGGGGCTGGTGTTCATTCCCTTGCAGGTCAGCGCCTTCGCCACGCTCGATCCGAAGCTGCGCACCGACGGATCGAGCCTATTGAACCTGTTCCGCTCGCTGGGAGCCTCGGCGGGGATTTCGTGGATGACGGTGCTGCTCGGCCGCAACATTCAGGCCGGGCACGAGGAGCTGGGTTCCAACATCACGGCCGCGAGCGGGAACCTCGTCGATGTCTCGACCATCGACCGCTTCCAGGCGCTTGGCGACAGCGCGATGGTGCTCATCGATGCCGAGGTAAACCGGCAAGCAGCCATGATCGCCTATGTCGATGATTACTGGCTGATGATGTGGATCACGCTCGCCGCCGCGCCGCTCACCTTGCTGATGCGAAAGAACCGCACGCCCGTAGGTCCGGTGGCGCTGTCGGAATAG
- a CDS encoding aspartate-semialdehyde dehydrogenase, whose protein sequence is MKRAMALLALAGALALSGCDSSGVPSPAERLEGKTGETPVAANAVELRGEGFAAGSEAFYFAAGQKEVEAALARALGAALRSGSNPECGAGPIAFTDFPAGLTVHFQEGRLVGWNWHLAQDGDTPANGTVKLPGAVQLGSPREAASTAPGYTPVEGSTLGEEFALGEAIGGFVSSDGKVEMLYAGTQCFFR, encoded by the coding sequence ATGAAGCGTGCAATGGCTCTTCTCGCGCTGGCCGGCGCGCTGGCGCTTTCCGGCTGTGACAGCAGCGGGGTGCCGTCGCCGGCAGAAAGGCTCGAAGGCAAGACGGGCGAGACGCCGGTTGCGGCCAATGCGGTCGAACTGCGCGGCGAGGGGTTTGCCGCAGGGAGCGAGGCCTTCTACTTCGCTGCCGGGCAGAAAGAGGTCGAAGCCGCGCTCGCCAGGGCGTTGGGGGCAGCGCTGCGTTCGGGATCAAACCCCGAATGCGGGGCGGGGCCGATTGCCTTCACCGATTTTCCCGCAGGCCTCACGGTGCATTTTCAGGAAGGCCGTCTGGTCGGGTGGAACTGGCACCTCGCGCAGGATGGTGACACGCCGGCGAACGGGACGGTGAAGCTGCCGGGCGCGGTCCAGCTCGGTTCCCCGCGCGAGGCGGCCAGCACCGCACCGGGATATACCCCGGTCGAAGGCAGCACCTTGGGTGAGGAATTCGCGCTGGGCGAGGCAATCGGCGGGTTTGTGTCCAGCGACGGCAAGGTCGAGATGCTATACGCCGGCACCCAGTGCTTCTTCCGCTGA
- a CDS encoding DUF2238 domain-containing protein: MRADPSRSGQSNGIPNIQRWMLGAVMLGGPLSGWGALYPSNTWLQVGPVALLLPFACRSLRRSPVSNLSAACMTAFVLLHLFAARWSYSFVPYEEWLPMGMNAAAGFERNMFDRLVHFMFGVLAMAPLVEIGVRYLRLSQRMALAFALLFVLAVGGLYEIFEWSLTLALAPDDAGAYNGEQGDMFDAQKDMALAGLGAVLMAPFLRSAVWWKGDSE, from the coding sequence TTGCGGGCAGATCCGTCGCGTAGCGGCCAATCCAATGGCATCCCGAATATCCAGCGCTGGATGCTGGGGGCTGTCATGCTGGGCGGGCCGCTGAGTGGCTGGGGTGCGCTCTATCCATCGAACACGTGGCTTCAGGTGGGGCCGGTGGCGCTGCTGCTGCCCTTTGCTTGCCGCAGCCTCCGCCGCTCGCCTGTCAGCAATCTTTCGGCCGCGTGCATGACGGCTTTCGTCCTTCTGCATCTGTTTGCAGCGCGCTGGTCCTATAGCTTCGTGCCATACGAGGAATGGCTGCCTATGGGCATGAACGCCGCGGCAGGCTTTGAGCGCAATATGTTCGACCGGCTGGTGCACTTCATGTTCGGCGTGCTGGCGATGGCGCCGCTTGTGGAGATCGGCGTCAGGTATTTGAGGCTTTCGCAGCGGATGGCGCTGGCTTTCGCGCTTCTGTTCGTGCTCGCTGTTGGTGGGCTCTATGAGATTTTCGAATGGAGCCTCACCCTGGCCCTCGCGCCTGACGATGCGGGGGCCTATAACGGCGAGCAAGGCGACATGTTCGACGCGCAGAAGGATATGGCCCTGGCAGGGCTGGGTGCCGTGCTGATGGCACCGTTCCTGCGCTCCGCAGTCTGGTGGAAAGGGGACTCCGAATGA
- a CDS encoding GNAT family N-acetyltransferase → MLELRPVAGERELSDPAVTGAFAQEMSALAATPQVPPWCGYIGWRDTVPVGFGGFTSAPDPSGVVEVGYLTFPVYEHTGVASAVCAGLVAIARSSGATVLIAHTLASEGPSTRVLSKCGFTRDGVAIDPDEGEVWRWRLVLAPV, encoded by the coding sequence ATGCTCGAACTGCGCCCCGTGGCCGGTGAGCGGGAGCTTTCCGACCCTGCCGTCACGGGCGCGTTCGCGCAGGAAATGTCTGCCCTCGCTGCCACCCCTCAAGTGCCGCCGTGGTGCGGCTATATCGGCTGGCGCGATACTGTTCCTGTTGGGTTCGGCGGGTTCACCAGTGCGCCCGATCCCTCGGGTGTGGTCGAGGTCGGCTATCTCACCTTCCCAGTATACGAGCACACCGGCGTCGCCAGCGCAGTGTGCGCCGGCCTTGTCGCGATTGCCCGCAGTAGCGGTGCAACGGTGCTGATCGCCCATACCCTGGCTTCAGAGGGGCCATCGACGCGGGTGCTGTCAAAATGCGGCTTCACCCGTGACGGGGTGGCCATCGACCCTGACGAGGGCGAGGTGTGGCGCTGGCGCCTCGTGCTCGCGCCGGTCTGA
- a CDS encoding aspartate-semialdehyde dehydrogenase — protein sequence MGYRVAVVGATGNVGREMMQVLAERDFPCDEVAAVASPRSTGTEVEFGDTGKMLKCKNIEHFDFAGWDIALFAAGSGPAKEYAPKAAAAGCIVIDNSSLYRMDPDVPLIVPEVNPDAIDGYKARNIIANPNCSTAQLVVALKPLHDFATIKRVVVSTYQSTSGAGKAGMDELFAQSRAIFVGDPVEPAKFTKQIAFNVIPHIDSFLDDGSTKEEWKMVVETKKILDPKIKLTATCVRVPVFVGHSEAVNIEFENEISAQQAMDILREAPGVMLVDKREDGGYITPIECVGDAATFVSRVREDPTVENGLTLWCVSDNLRKGAALNAVQIAELLGRRHLKKG from the coding sequence GTGGGTTACCGGGTGGCAGTGGTCGGCGCGACCGGCAATGTCGGACGCGAAATGATGCAGGTCCTCGCCGAGCGCGATTTCCCGTGCGACGAGGTCGCCGCGGTCGCCTCGCCGCGTTCGACTGGCACCGAAGTCGAATTCGGTGACACCGGAAAGATGCTCAAGTGCAAGAATATCGAGCATTTCGACTTTGCCGGCTGGGACATTGCCCTGTTCGCCGCAGGCTCCGGCCCGGCCAAGGAATATGCCCCCAAGGCTGCAGCTGCGGGCTGCATCGTGATCGACAATTCCTCGCTCTACCGCATGGACCCGGATGTGCCGCTGATCGTGCCGGAAGTGAACCCGGACGCGATCGACGGCTACAAGGCCCGCAACATCATCGCCAACCCCAACTGCTCGACCGCGCAGCTGGTAGTGGCGCTGAAGCCGCTCCACGATTTCGCCACGATCAAGCGCGTGGTGGTGAGCACCTACCAGTCGACCTCGGGCGCGGGGAAGGCAGGGATGGACGAGCTTTTCGCCCAGAGCCGCGCGATCTTTGTGGGCGATCCGGTGGAGCCGGCCAAGTTCACCAAGCAGATCGCCTTCAACGTGATCCCGCACATCGACAGCTTCCTCGACGATGGTTCGACCAAGGAAGAGTGGAAGATGGTGGTCGAGACCAAGAAGATCCTCGACCCCAAGATCAAGCTGACCGCGACCTGCGTGCGCGTGCCGGTGTTCGTGGGCCACTCGGAAGCGGTGAACATCGAGTTCGAGAACGAAATCAGTGCCCAGCAGGCGATGGACATCCTGCGCGAGGCGCCCGGCGTGATGCTGGTCGATAAGCGCGAGGACGGCGGCTACATCACCCCGATCGAATGCGTCGGCGATGCCGCGACTTTCGTCAGCCGCGTGCGCGAGGACCCGACGGTGGAGAACGGCCTCACCCTGTGGTGCGTCTCGGACAACCTCCGGAAGGGCGCTGCGTTGAACGCGGTGCAGATCGCTGAACTGCTCGGCCGGCGGCATCTGAAGAAGGGGTGA
- a CDS encoding DPP IV N-terminal domain-containing protein has protein sequence MRSVLAAVALSLSTCLTAPALAEDTMAVEAPTLSFERVFGSPGLDGPAPRQVRLSPDGRYLTLLRNRAEDRDRYDLWGYDIETREWRMLVDSLALGSGRALSEDEKMQRERARVAGLKGIITYQWASDGTGVLVPLDGDLYLARLDGTVTPLTDTEGTELNPKLSSKGGYVSFVRDRRLWTGPVGGEAKPVTPAGEAETIRWGEAEFVAQEEMARLQGYWWSPDDSRIVVQRTDEASVGIVTRAAIGAKGTKVFDQRYPAAGTDNAVVELFVMNPDGTSSVKVDLGLNIDIYVARVDWAPDGSAIYVQRQDRAQTKIDVLRVDPATGASQVWFTESAARPDYWVNLSDNYRFLADGSLLWWSERDGFGHFYRYAAGQWTQLTHGPSPTTTLVGVDEAAGTFTYQATAGVLTQQIYRARLDGTGEPELLTDPAFTNSASMDGKGRLLYVTRSSPNQPSQSYLATPDGAQVAWIEENRVEGEHPYAPFLAGHVTPEFGTIPAEDGTPLHWMMLKPKMQPGKRYPVFFQHYGGPGPQTVTKGWGGALAQSIVDKGYIYFMLDNRGSANRGVDFEQPLYRAMGGAEVRDQKAGAEFLKTLPFVDPAKIGIYGWSYGGYMTLKMLEADPGLYAAGISGAPVTRWELYDTHYTERYMGDPREVKAAYDKASAIPEATKIADPMLLIHGMADDNVVFENSSELISVLQEANVPFEMMLYPGYTHRVSGEKIGPHVWNGIFRFLESHGVKPPR, from the coding sequence ATGCGTTCGGTTCTTGCTGCGGTTGCTCTGTCTCTTTCAACCTGTCTGACTGCTCCGGCCTTGGCGGAGGACACTATGGCGGTTGAGGCCCCCACTCTCTCTTTCGAGCGTGTGTTTGGCTCGCCCGGGCTCGATGGGCCTGCGCCCCGACAGGTGCGGCTTTCGCCCGACGGGCGCTATCTCACGCTGCTCAGGAACCGCGCTGAGGATCGTGACCGCTACGACCTGTGGGGCTATGACATCGAGACCCGCGAATGGCGGATGCTGGTGGATTCGCTCGCCTTGGGCTCGGGCCGCGCACTGTCCGAAGACGAGAAAATGCAGCGCGAGCGCGCCCGGGTCGCGGGACTCAAGGGCATCATCACCTATCAATGGGCGAGCGACGGGACGGGCGTGCTCGTGCCGCTCGATGGCGATCTCTACCTCGCCCGGCTTGACGGCACCGTCACCCCGCTGACCGATACCGAGGGCACCGAACTCAATCCCAAGCTGTCGAGCAAGGGCGGCTATGTCTCCTTCGTGCGGGATCGGCGCCTGTGGACTGGGCCGGTCGGGGGCGAGGCCAAGCCCGTCACGCCTGCTGGCGAGGCGGAGACTATCCGCTGGGGCGAGGCGGAGTTTGTCGCGCAGGAAGAAATGGCGCGGCTCCAGGGCTACTGGTGGTCGCCCGACGACAGCCGCATCGTCGTCCAGCGCACCGATGAGGCGAGCGTCGGCATCGTCACTCGCGCTGCGATTGGCGCCAAGGGCACCAAGGTGTTCGACCAGCGCTATCCCGCGGCAGGCACGGACAATGCCGTGGTCGAGCTGTTCGTGATGAACCCCGATGGGACGAGCAGCGTGAAGGTCGATCTCGGCCTCAACATCGACATCTACGTCGCCCGCGTCGACTGGGCGCCGGATGGCAGCGCGATCTACGTCCAGCGGCAGGACCGCGCGCAGACCAAGATTGACGTCCTGCGGGTCGATCCGGCGACGGGTGCGTCGCAGGTGTGGTTCACCGAAAGCGCCGCGCGGCCCGATTACTGGGTGAACCTCTCCGACAATTACCGCTTCCTCGCCGACGGATCGCTGCTGTGGTGGTCCGAGCGCGACGGGTTCGGGCATTTCTACCGCTATGCCGCCGGCCAGTGGACGCAGCTGACCCACGGCCCTTCGCCCACCACCACGCTGGTCGGTGTGGACGAGGCAGCAGGCACCTTCACCTATCAGGCAACCGCCGGTGTGCTGACCCAGCAGATTTACCGCGCGCGGCTCGACGGGACGGGCGAGCCCGAACTGCTCACCGATCCGGCCTTTACCAATTCGGCGAGCATGGATGGCAAGGGGCGGCTGCTTTACGTCACGCGTTCCAGCCCGAACCAGCCGTCGCAGTCCTATCTGGCGACGCCCGACGGCGCGCAGGTCGCGTGGATCGAAGAGAACCGCGTGGAGGGCGAACATCCCTATGCGCCCTTCCTCGCGGGCCATGTCACGCCCGAATTCGGCACGATCCCGGCCGAAGACGGCACGCCGCTGCACTGGATGATGCTCAAGCCGAAGATGCAGCCCGGCAAGCGCTATCCGGTGTTCTTCCAGCACTATGGCGGCCCCGGTCCGCAGACGGTCACCAAGGGCTGGGGCGGGGCGCTGGCCCAGTCGATTGTCGACAAGGGCTATATTTACTTCATGCTCGACAATCGCGGCTCGGCCAATCGCGGCGTGGATTTCGAGCAGCCGCTCTATCGCGCGATGGGCGGGGCCGAGGTGCGCGACCAGAAGGCGGGGGCGGAATTTCTGAAAACGCTGCCCTTCGTCGATCCCGCCAAGATCGGGATCTATGGCTGGTCCTATGGCGGCTACATGACCCTGAAGATGCTCGAGGCCGATCCCGGGCTTTATGCGGCGGGGATTTCCGGTGCGCCGGTGACCCGCTGGGAGCTCTACGACACCCACTATACCGAGCGCTACATGGGTGATCCGCGCGAGGTGAAGGCGGCTTATGACAAGGCGAGCGCCATTCCGGAGGCGACGAAGATCGCCGATCCGATGCTGCTGATCCACGGCATGGCGGATGACAATGTGGTGTTCGAGAATTCCTCGGAGCTGATTTCCGTCCTTCAGGAAGCCAACGTGCCGTTCGAGATGATGCTCTACCCCGGTTACACCCACCGCGTGTCGGGCGAGAAGATCGGGCCGCATGTCTGGAACGGCATTTTCCGGTTCCTTGAAAGCCACGGGGTAAAGCCGCCGAGATAG
- the rplS gene encoding 50S ribosomal protein L19, whose product MNLIQQIEAEEIAKSGKDIPEFRAGDTVRVGVKVKEGNRERVQNYEGVVIARSNRGMGSNFTVRKISFGEGVERVFPLYSPIVESITVVRRGVVRRAKLYYLRGRTGKSARIAERKAPAPKA is encoded by the coding sequence GTGAACCTGATCCAGCAGATTGAAGCCGAAGAAATCGCCAAGTCCGGCAAGGACATTCCCGAATTCCGCGCAGGCGATACCGTCCGCGTCGGCGTGAAGGTGAAGGAAGGCAACCGCGAGCGCGTGCAGAACTATGAAGGCGTCGTGATCGCCCGTTCGAACCGCGGCATGGGTTCCAACTTCACCGTGCGCAAGATCAGCTTCGGCGAAGGCGTCGAGCGCGTCTTCCCGCTCTACTCGCCGATCGTCGAGAGCATCACCGTGGTGCGTCGCGGCGTCGTGCGTCGCGCGAAGCTCTATTACCTGCGCGGCCGCACCGGCAAGAGCGCGCGTATCGCCGAGCGCAAGGCCCCCGCGCCCAAGGCGTAA
- the trmD gene encoding tRNA (guanosine(37)-N1)-methyltransferase TrmD, whose product MTFAATILTLYPEMFPGPLGHSIAGRAMAEGKWACETVQIRDFAEDKHRTVDDTPAGGGAGMVLKCDVLARALDSAPAAGRPILAMTPRGKPITQARIRELAQGPGVIILCGRFEGFDERLFEARPEIEQVSLADIVLSGGEMAALTILDACIRLLPGVMGAPSSGAEESYENGLLEYPHYTRPLEWEGRTIPEVLRSGDHAKIAAWRKLQSENDTRLRRPDLWERHEGARVQPASGARQKRKEPDQ is encoded by the coding sequence ATGACCTTCGCCGCCACCATCCTCACGCTCTACCCCGAGATGTTCCCCGGGCCGCTCGGGCATTCCATCGCTGGCCGCGCTATGGCCGAGGGCAAGTGGGCATGCGAAACGGTGCAGATCCGCGACTTTGCCGAGGACAAGCACCGCACTGTCGACGATACGCCCGCAGGCGGCGGGGCGGGGATGGTGCTGAAGTGCGATGTGCTTGCGCGCGCGCTCGACAGCGCTCCCGCCGCTGGCCGCCCGATCCTCGCCATGACTCCGCGCGGCAAACCCATCACGCAGGCCCGCATCCGCGAGCTGGCTCAAGGCCCCGGGGTCATCATCCTGTGCGGCCGCTTCGAGGGGTTTGACGAGCGCCTGTTCGAGGCCCGGCCCGAGATCGAGCAGGTCAGCCTTGCCGACATCGTGCTCTCCGGCGGCGAGATGGCGGCGCTCACCATCCTAGACGCTTGCATTCGGCTGCTTCCCGGCGTAATGGGCGCGCCTTCTAGCGGAGCCGAGGAGTCGTACGAAAACGGCCTCCTTGAATATCCGCACTATACCCGACCTCTTGAATGGGAAGGGCGCACGATCCCCGAAGTGCTGCGATCGGGGGATCATGCGAAGATCGCGGCGTGGCGAAAGCTGCAAAGCGAGAATGACACACGGTTACGCAGGCCGGACTTGTGGGAGCGTCATGAGGGCGCTCGGGTCCAGCCTGCCTCTGGCGCGCGGCAAAAACGTAAGGAACCGGACCAGTGA
- a CDS encoding carbon-nitrogen hydrolase family protein, with amino-acid sequence MTKLPVAVVQAPPLPLDFQGGIDKALRLAREAIDGGAKLVAFGETFLGGYPLWLDEAPAAALWDHPGTRALHAVMLEQAVVANDERLLPLQELADTSGAIISIGAHERVRRSLVNNQLTFRPGLPPLDRRKLVPTHGERLIWARGDGSTLGVHEAEWGRLGTLICWEHWMPLARAAMHNLGEDVHVAAWPTVRESHAIASRHYAMEGRCFVLAAGLVQVKDDLLDGLERVGGNDAARELVEAIPGDVLNRGGSLIAAPDARVIAQAGEGEETLFAELDLAEVAHGLTSLDTDGHYARPDVFELTVDTRAKDGVEWL; translated from the coding sequence ATGACGAAGCTTCCTGTCGCCGTTGTCCAAGCCCCTCCGCTCCCGCTCGATTTTCAGGGTGGCATCGACAAGGCGCTGCGCCTTGCGCGCGAGGCTATCGATGGCGGCGCGAAGCTGGTGGCTTTCGGTGAGACCTTCCTCGGGGGCTATCCCCTGTGGCTCGACGAAGCGCCCGCCGCCGCGCTGTGGGATCACCCTGGCACGCGCGCTCTTCATGCGGTCATGCTCGAACAGGCTGTTGTCGCCAATGACGAGCGGCTGCTCCCCTTGCAGGAACTGGCCGACACGAGCGGCGCGATCATCAGCATCGGTGCGCATGAGCGGGTGCGGCGCAGCCTCGTCAACAATCAGCTGACCTTTCGTCCCGGCCTTCCGCCGCTCGACCGCCGCAAGCTGGTGCCGACCCACGGCGAGCGTCTGATCTGGGCGCGCGGCGATGGCTCGACCTTGGGCGTGCATGAGGCCGAGTGGGGCCGGCTCGGCACGCTGATTTGCTGGGAGCACTGGATGCCCTTGGCGCGCGCGGCGATGCATAATCTGGGAGAGGACGTGCACGTAGCGGCATGGCCGACGGTGCGCGAGAGCCATGCGATTGCCTCGCGGCACTACGCGATGGAGGGCCGCTGCTTCGTGCTGGCGGCGGGGCTGGTGCAGGTGAAGGATGATTTGCTCGACGGGTTGGAGCGGGTGGGCGGGAATGATGCCGCGCGCGAATTGGTCGAAGCGATCCCCGGCGACGTGCTCAACCGCGGCGGCTCGCTGATCGCCGCGCCCGACGCCCGCGTGATTGCGCAGGCTGGCGAGGGGGAGGAGACGCTCTTCGCTGAACTCGACCTCGCGGAGGTAGCCCACGGGCTGACGAGCCTCGACACTGACGGTCACTACGCGCGGCCAGATGTGTTCGAGCTCACCGTGGATACGCGGGCAAAGGACGGGGTCGAGTGGCTATGA
- a CDS encoding TIGR04222 domain-containing membrane protein, translating into MQLFSSWTGSDFLFFYITLLGLSAVAAWWWIPAQLRPAGRHGDALDAEDLAVLAGGRNRFADSLLADLFVRGGLVGPIAGKLEVAQRSIPVGPAGKVLLAYGAPISLGDAHKVLAAHAERVSARLRRAGLLLRPDELVRLRWLSIAPFIALLLIGIYRQRAGSALGEPTGYLVILLLVTAGLALVRFLNADQRTRAGLAVLDAERARASRMSRAPQPEEVATAVALFGTGVLVGTPWEPVHAMRQQGGNSDSGGSSDSSGDSDGGGDGGGGCGGCGG; encoded by the coding sequence ATGCAGCTGTTCTCGTCCTGGACGGGCAGCGATTTCCTGTTCTTTTACATCACGCTGCTGGGCCTGAGTGCTGTGGCGGCGTGGTGGTGGATCCCTGCGCAATTGCGCCCGGCGGGACGGCATGGCGATGCCCTCGACGCCGAAGACCTTGCTGTGCTCGCAGGCGGACGCAACCGCTTTGCCGATTCGCTGCTGGCCGATCTGTTCGTGCGCGGCGGGCTGGTGGGGCCGATTGCTGGCAAGCTTGAGGTGGCGCAGCGTTCGATTCCGGTGGGCCCAGCGGGCAAGGTGCTGCTTGCCTATGGCGCCCCGATTTCGCTTGGTGATGCGCATAAGGTGCTCGCCGCCCATGCCGAGAGGGTGAGCGCAAGGCTGCGGCGCGCAGGATTGCTGCTGCGTCCCGACGAATTGGTGCGGCTGCGCTGGCTATCCATCGCGCCTTTTATCGCGCTCCTTCTGATCGGTATCTATCGCCAGCGGGCCGGAAGCGCGCTCGGCGAGCCGACCGGTTATCTGGTCATCCTGTTGCTGGTGACAGCCGGACTGGCGCTGGTGCGCTTTCTCAACGCCGATCAGCGCACCCGCGCCGGGCTTGCCGTGCTCGATGCCGAGCGCGCGCGGGCCTCGCGTATGTCCCGTGCGCCTCAGCCCGAGGAAGTGGCGACGGCGGTCGCGCTGTTCGGCACTGGCGTGCTGGTTGGCACCCCGTGGGAGCCGGTTCATGCCATGCGGCAGCAGGGCGGCAATTCGGATAGCGGGGGCAGCAGCGACAGCAGCGGCGATAGTGACGGCGGCGGAGATGGCGGCGGTGGCTGCGGTGGTTGCGGTGGCTGA
- the rimM gene encoding ribosome maturation factor RimM (Essential for efficient processing of 16S rRNA), which translates to MTKPVTLAAIAGAHGVTGEVRLKLFGEGVATLAQHKSFNDGALTLLKIRDDGKGGAVARFAQSTNRADAETLRGTVLTVPRTALPPLAEGEFYHADLLGLPVVTDAGEAVGTVAAIENFGATDIIEIARAPVPEKGPKTFMVPMIPAAVHGWDEDRLVIGAAFVED; encoded by the coding sequence ATGACCAAGCCTGTTACCCTGGCCGCCATTGCCGGCGCGCACGGGGTGACGGGCGAGGTGCGTCTGAAGCTGTTCGGCGAGGGTGTTGCCACGCTCGCCCAGCACAAGAGCTTCAATGATGGCGCGCTGACGCTCCTCAAGATCCGCGATGACGGCAAGGGCGGGGCCGTTGCCCGCTTTGCCCAGAGCACCAACCGCGCCGATGCCGAGACCTTGCGCGGCACCGTGCTGACGGTTCCTCGCACCGCGCTTCCGCCGCTGGCTGAGGGCGAATTCTACCATGCCGATCTGCTCGGCCTGCCCGTCGTCACTGATGCGGGCGAGGCTGTCGGCACTGTCGCCGCGATCGAGAACTTCGGTGCGACCGACATCATCGAGATCGCCCGCGCGCCCGTCCCCGAAAAGGGCCCCAAGACCTTCATGGTGCCGATGATTCCCGCTGCCGTTCATGGCTGGGACGAAGACCGGCTTGTGATCGGAGCCGCTTTCGTCGAAGACTGA
- the rpsP gene encoding 30S ribosomal protein S16: MSISIRLSRGGAKKRPYYRIVVANSRSPRDGKYLEQIGTYNPLLAKDSADRVKLIEDRARYWLGVGAQPTDRVARFLDAAGIKERAARVNPKKGEPGEKAKERAEERAAKIAEAEEAARAAEEEAKAAAAAPAAEEAPAAEEAPAEEAAAEEAPAAEEAAAEEAPVSDEQAEG; encoded by the coding sequence ATGTCCATTTCCATCCGGCTCTCGCGCGGCGGTGCCAAGAAGCGTCCCTATTACCGCATCGTCGTGGCCAACAGCCGCTCGCCCCGCGACGGCAAGTATCTCGAGCAGATCGGCACCTACAACCCGCTGCTCGCCAAGGATTCGGCTGACCGCGTGAAGCTGATCGAAGACCGCGCCCGCTACTGGCTCGGCGTCGGCGCGCAACCGACCGATCGCGTCGCCCGTTTCCTCGATGCCGCCGGCATCAAGGAACGTGCGGCCCGCGTGAACCCGAAGAAGGGTGAACCGGGCGAGAAGGCCAAGGAGCGCGCAGAAGAGCGTGCCGCCAAGATCGCTGAAGCCGAAGAAGCCGCGCGCGCTGCTGAAGAAGAAGCCAAGGCCGCGGCTGCTGCCCCGGCTGCTGAAGAAGCGCCTGCCGCTGAAGAAGCGCCCGCTGAGGAAGCTGCTGCCGAAGAGGCTCCCGCTGCCGAGGAAGCTGCCGCAGAGGAAGCTCCGGTTTCCGACGAGCAGGCCGAAGGCTAA